A window from Melitaea cinxia chromosome 5, ilMelCinx1.1, whole genome shotgun sequence encodes these proteins:
- the LOC123653936 gene encoding shematrin-like protein 2, with protein sequence MAKWSIIALALIGCAVAEPPVGYSYSAPSSLVIVGGHGHSSPLASGGHYTPVPVGHQTSEGYHIDPHLLEKIRHIILKDEIQNQAYQSSIGGGHGSGHGISSHYGPPAPVYGVPHERIVGVELETLQQGIQVAQYHQAEEGYAGGYGGGYSGYSGYGGGYSSGGHSGGGYSSGGYSSGGYSSGGHGSISYSAPSSSYTTIGAPSGSYGVPSISSSYGAPHH encoded by the exons ATGGCCAAGTGGAGCATT aTCGCCCTAGCCCTCATCGGCTGTGCTGTTGCTGAGCCCCCAGTCGGCTACAGCTACTCCGCTCCGTCTTCCCTCGTGATAGTCGGAGGACACGGCCACAGCTCCCCTCTGGCCAGTGGCGGCCACTACACCCCCGTGCCAGTCGGTCACCAAACCTCCGAGGGCTACCACATCGACCCCCATCTACTCGAAAAAATCAGGCACATCATCCTTAAGGACGAGATCCAAAACCAAGCCTACCAATCATCCATCGGAGGCGGACATGGTAGCGGACACGGAATCTCATCCCACTACGGTCCCCCCGCTCCCGTCTACGGCGTGCCCCATGAGAGGATCGTAGGAGTCGAACTCGAAACCCTCCAACAGGGCATCCAAGTCGCTCAGTACCACCAGGCTGAGGAAGGTTACGCTGGTGGCTACGGTGGTGGCTACTCCGGCTACTCCGGCTATGGCGGTGGATACTCCAGCGGTGGACACTCCGGCGGTGGATACTCCAGCGGCGGATACTCCAGCGGTGGATACTCCAGCGGCGGTCACGGCTCCATCTCCTACAGCGCTCCCTCGTCCTCCTACACCACAATCGGCGCGCCATCAGGCTCCTACGGGGTCCCATCCATTTCATCCTCATATGGCGCCCCTCACCATTAA